The following is a genomic window from Halorubellus sp. JP-L1.
ACCACGTCCGCGAATACCGGACCGACGCCGACATGAGCCAGGCCGACCTCGCCGCGGCCGTCGACGTCAGCCGCCAGACGATCAACTCGATCGAGCGCGAGCGGTACGACCCGTCGCTCGAACTCGCGTTGAAGCTCGCCGACCACTTCGACTGCCTCGTCGAGGACCTGTTCGAACTCGACGACACCGACTGACCACTCACCGAGACC
Proteins encoded in this region:
- a CDS encoding helix-turn-helix transcriptional regulator: MKNHVREYRTDADMSQADLAAAVDVSRQTINSIERERYDPSLELALKLADHFDCLVEDLFELDDTD